The genomic interval AGGCGCGCGCCGACGCGCGTTCGATGATCGAAGCGGCGCGGACGGACGTGATGGCCAAGCTCAACGCCGAACAGGAAGCCGCTGAAAAGCGGCTGACGGATCGGATCGCGACGGCGGAGGCTTCCGTCGATGCGGCGCGCAAGAAGGCGCTCGCTGAAGTGCCGGCAATCGCTGATCAGTTGGCGCGCGACATAGCCGACAAGATTGCGCCGGTCAGCACGCCTGCCCGTCAACGTGTTGCGGGAGAAGCGTGATGACGTTCGACGCTACGTTCTTCGCGTTTGTCGCGTTCGCGATCTTCTTCGCGGTGCTGATCTATCTAAAGATTCCAGCGACGATCATGTCGGCGCTGGACGCGCGGTCGGCGGAAATCGCGAAAGAGCTGCACGAAGCGCGGCGCTTGCGCGAGGAAGCCGAGAAACTGTTGGCCGACTATCAGGCCAAGAAGGCGACGGCGGAAGCTGAAGCCAAGGCGATCGTGGCGTCGGCCAAGGAGCAAGCGGCGGCGGTGGCGGAAGAGACCCGCGTCTCGATGATAGCGGCGATGGCGCGGCGCGAGAAGCAAGCCGACGACCGCATCGCTTCGGCCGGGACCAAAGCGTCGGACGAAGTTCGCGCTGCCGCTGCGGAAGCGGCGATTGCCGCGGCCGAGCGGCTGATCCGTGAACGCATGAATGATACCGCACAAGCCGGCCTAGTGGCCGAAGGCGTGTCGGAAATGACGAAGCGCAAGTTCGGCTAAACGTCGCTCTTTCGAGACAAGTTCAACGGGCCGGGGCTAAGCTCCGGCCCGTTTTCGTTTGGGGGTGGCCATGAGCTTCGTTTCCCGCGCGCTGGTTTGCATCGTGGCGCTGCTGCACGTCGGCTTTCTGGTGCTGGAGATGTTTCTCTGGACCGGGCCAATCGGGGCGCGCGTGTTCGCGTTGACGCCGGAGTTTGCGGCGCAATCGGCGGTGCTGGCGGCGAACCAGGGCTTGTACAACGGCTTCCTGGCGGCGGGTTTGATTTGGGGCGCGATCGCCAACAAGCGTGACGTCATGATCTTTTTCCTGCTGTGTGTGATCGTGGCGGGCGTGTTCGGCGGACTGACCGCGAAGTTCACGATCCTCTACACGCAGGCTGCGCCCGGGCTGGCGGCGCTGATTGTGGTGTTGCTGACCGGGAAAAAACCATGAGCCATGGGAGAGCCGGCTGTTTGGACGACACATTCTCGCCTAGGAACGGATTCAAGCTTAGAGCGGGCGCAGGGGTGCGATGCGATGTCAGGCCTGCACGGCGTCATTCTGACGACCTTCGAGACACACAAGGACGACCGAGGCGCTCTTAGCGAGATCTTCCGGGAATCCTGGCCGACCGGGGTCAAACCGGTCCAGTGGAATTGGGTCAGCAGCAATGCGAACGTGCTGCGCGGCGTCCACGTCCACGTTCAGCACTTGGACTATTTGATGTGCATCAACGGCGAGATGCTGCTTGGGCTCTCCGACGTTCGCCCGGAGTCGTCCACGAAAGGCCGCTCCGAGTTTATAACGCTCAAAGCTGACGAACCGTGCGCCGTGACCATACCGGAAGGGGTTGCGCATGGCTTTTATTTCGCCGCGCCGGCTCAGATCCTCTACGGCGTTTCGCACTATTGGCAGACCGTCGACGAGCTTGGTTGTCGATGGAACGATCCGGGACTTGGGCTTGATTGGCCGACGCGCGCGCCGCACCTCTCGGAGCGCGATGCGACGGCGGGCGACTATCAGCACATGCTCGACGCCTATATCGCTGGACGCGCCAAGCTCGCTCGCGGGGCGCAGTGAACCTGGAGATCGGGCTCGTCGGCGTGGGCCCGTGGGGCGCAAACATTTTGCGCGATCTGCGCTCGTTGGGCGCTGTTGTACATTGTTGCGCGCGCTCGGACGGCTCATCGGATCGCGCCCGCGTCGGCGGCGCGGCAAGCATTGTCGAGCATCCGGACAAACTACCGGAAAGTTGCGCCGGCTTTGTCGTCGCCACGCGCACGACTTCGCATCTCGACGCTATCCGCGCGCTCTTGCCGCGCGGCAGGCCAATCTTTTGCGAGAAGCCGCTCAGCAATGATCTCGGCGCGGCGCGGGCGCTGCCAGCCGAAGCGCATCGGCTTGTCTTCGTCATGCACAAATGGCGTTACCATCCTGGCATTATCGAACTCGCCCGCATCGCGGCGACGCAAAGCGCGGGGCCGGTCGAAGGCTTGCGGCTGCTGCGGTTGGGATGGGGCAACCATCACACCGACGTCAGCTCGCTCTGGGTGCTCGCGCCGCATGACATCTCCATCGCGCACGCCGTCCTTGGCGAAACGCCCCGGCCGGTTGCGGCGATGCGCGATGTGCTTGGCGCGGATGCGGACGGTGCGGTTGCGATGCTGGAAACGCGCGCCGGCGCAGGGGTGACGATCGAGGCGTCCTCGGGTCATCCGAGCAATCTGCGCCGCATCACCTTGCGGTGCCGTGATGCGACGTTCGAACTCGACAGCGCGGACTACGCGACGATCACGAGCCGATCGCACAGCAGCGGTGAGGTCAGCCACATCCGTGTCGGTGACGAGATGCCCCTGCTTACGGAGTTGCGCGCGTTTCTGGCGCACGTGCGGGGCGGGCCGCCGCCGCACACCGCGCTCGCGGAAGAGATCCGCATGATCGAGGCGATCACGGAGATCGAGCGCATGGCCGCGCGGCGGTGAAGTTCACCGTTCTAATTCCCACGCATGATCATGGCGCGGTCATTTCCATGGCGATAGGGAGCGTGCGCGAGCAAACCCATGAAGACTGGGAACTCTTCGTTGTTGCCGATGGCGCGCCGCCGGAGGCGTTTGCCGAGATCGAGCGCGCTGTTCAGAATGATCCGCGCATCCGCGTTTTTCGTTTTCCCAAAGGCGAGCGCCACGGCGAAGCGTGGCGCCATGAAGCATTGCAGCAAGCAACTGGCGAAGCGGTCTGTTACCTGAGCGATGACGATTTCTGGTTTCCCGATCACCTTGAGCACATGCGACCGATGCTGGAACGCGCGGATTTCGCGCACACGAGACAGACGATCGTCTGGCCAAGCTATGAGGTGAGCGGGCCGCTCAACGACATTGCCGACGCGTCCACCCGCGAGCGGATGCTTCACTCCAAGTTCAATTATTTCGGGCCGAGCGTGAGCGGACACCGGCTCGACACTTATCGGCGCCTGCCGCAAGGGTGGACGCCGGCGCCGGCGGACCTTTGGAGCGACCTCCACATGTGGCGGAAATGGATCACCGCTGAGGGCATGCGCTTCCAGTCGAGCTTCGCGGTCACCACGGTGCATCTGCCGCGCAGTCTTCGGCCGGGACTGGATCAACGCGACGCTCTCCTGGAGAATGTGTTCTGGCGCGAGGCTTTTCGCGATACCGACATGCGACAAGCGCTGCGCGACGTGATGATGGGCGGTGACGAAAAATTTTCGCTCTCGCTGGTGTTGGTGCGCGCGCATGCCTTGCGCACGGAGCGAGAGGCCAAAGCGAACGCGGCGCTGGCAACAATGCGCAAGACGCAAGATGGGTTGGGGAACGAGTTGCGCGCAATGCAGAACACCGCGACGTGGCGCTACACCAAACCTTTACGAGAGCTTTGGGCGCGCGTGCGGCGGCGCGGCTAGAGCTGCGCTTCGCCACGCAGCACGCGCACGCAGCGGCCGGCGACGGTGGTGAGGATCGCTGCGCCGTCGCGGCGGGCTGTGACGCTGAGCAGACTGGGTCGGCCCATTTCGACGCCTTGACGGATATCGAAGGCGAGTTCGTTTTTGTTGCTGTGGTGTAGCAGGAGGCCCGCGAGCGGGGTCGCGCCGCTGCCGGTGGCGGAATCTTCCCAAGTGCCGGCGAGCGGCGCGAACATGCGGGCACGGACGTTGGCGCCGTCGCGGGCGTAGACGTAGAGCGCGAAGCGGCCGTTGAGCGATGGATCGCCGTCGCGAATGGCGGCGTGGGCGCGGATGTCGGGGACGCAACGCGCGAGCGCTTCCGGTTTGATCTCGACGCAGGTGAACGGGTTGCCGACGGTGGCGACGATGGGCGCGTGCGTTGTCGTGATGATGTCGGCGACTGTGATGCCGAGGCATGGCGCGATCTGTTCGGGCGTGAAGGTGCGGCCGAAACTGACGGGCTGCGGTGCGGCAACCTTTGCGCCGATGGCTTCGCCGTCGTTGCGCTCAATCTCGATGACGGCGAGACCGGCGGGGACTTCAAAGCGGAGTTGGGCAGCGTCGCGATGGGTGGTGCGCGCGAGCACGACGCCGTGCCGATCATGGGATGGCCGGCGAAGGCCATCTCGGCGGTGCGATTGAAGATCCGCACGCGCGCGGTGTTAGCCGGGTCCGCCGGCGGCAGGACGAACGTTGTCTCGCTCAGGTTGAACTCGAAGGCGAGCGATTGCATTTGCGCCTCGGAAAGGCCGCGGCCGTCGGTGAAGACGGCCAGCGGATTGCCGCCGAAGCGTTGCTCGGTGAAGACGTCGACGGTTTCGAACGCGTGTGACGCCATCCCTACTCCGCCGCCACCTTCGCGCCGCTGTCGTTGGCGCCGCGGCGCCAACGCAGCTTTGGCTGACGTGCCGCCAGGGTGTCATCGAGGCGACGCATTGGCGTGAGCTTCGGCGCTTGCTTGAAGAACTCGACGTCGCCGGCGTTCACGCGTTCGGCGAGCGCGATCATGACGTCGGCGAAGCGATCGAGTTCGCGCTTGGGTTCGGTTTCGGTGGGCTCGATCAGCATGGCGCCGTGGACGACGAGCGGGAAGTAGGTTGTGAACGGGTGATAGCCTTCATCGAGCAGCGCTTTGGCCATGTCGATGGTTTCGACCCCTTTGGGCTTGATGCTTGAATCATCTAACAGCACTTCATGCATGCACGGGCGCTCGCCGAACGGCGCGGTGAAATGCGGCTTGAGGCGTGCGAGCAGATAGTTGGCGTTCAGGACCGCATCTTCGGCGACTTGGCGCAGGCCGTCGCTGCCGTGGCTCATCATGTAGGTGAGCGCGCGGGTGAACATGCCCATCTGGCCGTGGAACGCGCACATGCGCCCGAAGGCTTGGGTGCCTGCCATGTGTTCGCGGAGTTCGCGTGTGCCGCCCTTCAGCACAATGTGTGGGACGGGAGCGAACGGCGCGAGTGCGGCCGACAGCACCGTCGGTCCGGCGCCGGGGCCGCCGCCGCCGTGCGGAGTCGAGAATGTCTTGTGCAAGTTGATGTGCATGGCGTCGACGCCGAGATCGCCGGGGCGCACTTTGCCGACGATGGCGTTGTAGTTGGCGCCGTCGCAATAGAAGTACGCGCCGGCTTCGTGGACGGCATCAGCGATCTTTTTGATGTCGGGCTCGAACAGGCCGCACGTGTTCGGATTGGTGATCATGATGGCTGCGAGGTCGGGGCCGAGCTTGGCGGTGACGTCGTGGAGATCGACGCGGCCGTCTTCGTCGCCTTCGATCTCATCGACGATGAAACCGGCTGCTACGGCAGTGGCGGGATTGGTGCCGTGCGCGCTGTGCGGGACCAGCACGCGCTTGCGGTGGCTCTCGCCGCGCGCTTCGAGCGCGGCTTTGATCGCGAGCATGCCGCAAAACTCGCCATGCGCGCCGGCTTTCGGCGAGAGTGCTACGGCCGGCATGCCGGTGAGCGTGCAGAGCCAATGCGCGAGCTCATCCATCAGTTCGAGCGCGCCTTGGATGGTGGAGGTCGGCTGCAGCGGGTGGAGATCGGCGAAGCCTTCGAAGCGCGCGGCGCGTTCGTTCAAGCGTGGGTTGTGCTTCATCGTGCACGAACCCAGCGGGAACAGGCCGAGATCGATGGCGTAATTCTTTTGGCTGAGGCGCACGTAGTGGCGCATCGTTTCCGGTTCGGAGAAACCGGGGAGATCAAGCGCCGCTTTGCGGCCGAGGCCGCCGAGTTTGTTCGGCGTGCCTTTGGGTTCGGGCAGATCGACGCCGGTGCCAGTGGCGTGGCCGGATTCGAAGATCAGCGGCTCAGCTTGGAGGAGCCCGCGATTGCCGGAGGTGGTTTCGGTGATCATTGTTTCGGCTCTTCTCTCGGCGGCAACGCATTAAACAGATAGTCAAATTCCTGAGGCGTTCGCGCGGTCGTGCCCCAGAGCGAGATTCGCCCCTCTTTGAACGCAGTCGTTGAGGAGATTGCGGAGGGCGCAAAGCGCATAGCAAGTTGGACGGCTTGCCAAGGATCCACACCAAAGATTTCGTAGGAACGATCCCACGATAGCTCGACGCGGGCACCCCAATCGTACCGCGGATGCTTTTCCGCCGCGTGCACGCGCACGACGACAGCTTCGACATCGACGTCGTTCCTAATCTCCAACTCACGTTCAACGATCACGGTCACGCTAACACTCCTTGGAGAGCATCGGCATACGCCGCGATGTCGTCGTCCGTGTTCATTTCAGTGGCGCAGGTGATGAGCACGTTGTCCATTTTGGCGTGGGGGTTGAGGCGGCTCATGGCGACGCCGGCGATGACGCCCTGCTCCGCGAGTTTGTCGACGATGGCTTGCGCGGGCTTGGTGAGTTTCACGGCGATCTCGTTGAAGAAGCGCTTGGTGAGGACTTCGACGCCTTTGACTTTGCCGAGTGCATCGGCGAGCGCGATGGTCTTCTCATGATTGAGCGTGGCGAGTTGGCGGAGGCCCTTCTCGCCGAGCAGCGTCATGTGGATGGTCCAGGCGAGCTGGCAGAGGCCGCTATTGGTGCAGATGTTCGACGTCGCCTTTTCGCGACGGATGTGTTGTTCGCGGGTGGAGAGCGTCAGCACGAAGCCGCGCTTGCCGTCGGCGTCCAGCGTTTCGCCGGCGACGCGGCCGGGCATTTGGCGGATGTATTTTTCCTTGACGGCGAAGAGGCCAACGTACGGTCCGCCAAAGTTCAGCGCGTTGCCGATGGATTGGCCTTCGCCGCACACGATATCAGCGCCGTAAGCGCCGGCGGGTTCGACCAGGCCAAAGGAGATGCACTCAGTGAAGGTTGCCACCATCAGTGCGCCGGCGCCGTGTGCGGCGTCGCCGATCTTGGTGAGATCGGTGATGGTGCCGAACACGTTGGGCGATTGCACGATGACGGCGGCGACATCCGCGCTGAGCTCTTTGGTGACGGCCGCTTCGTCATCGATGGCGGCGGGCATCGTTACGATTTCGAGGCCGAGCGCTTCGCAGGCGGTGCGGGCGGTGTCGATGTAGTGCGGGTGGACGCCGCCGGAGAAGACGATCTTCTTCCGCTTGGTGACGCGCGCAGCCATCATCGCGGCTTCGGCGCAGGCGGTGGAGCCGTCGTACATCGAGGCGTTGGCGACCTCCATGTCGAGCAATGCTGCGACTTGGCTTTGGAATTCGTAGAGCGCTTGCAGCGTGCCTTGTGCGATTTCGGGTTGGTACGGCGTGTAGGCGGTGAGGAATTCGCTGCGCTGGATCAGGTGATCGACGCTCGCGGGCACATGGTGGCGATAGGCGCCGGCGCCGAGGAAGAATGCGGTGCGGCCGGCGGGTGTGTTCTTTTCCGCCAGGCGCTGGAGGTGACGATGCACCTCGATCTCGCCCTGCGCCTTGGGCAGCGGTACGAGATCTTTCAGCAGCGCGCCCTTGGGCACGTCGACGAAGAGGTCGTCGATGCTCTTGGCGCCAATGACGCCGAGCATTTCTTGGCGGTCGACGTCGGTGAGTGGGAGGTATCTCAAGATTCAAACTCCGGCGGAGCAAAGCAAAGCGACTCTCCGCCCCCTTGTGGGGCGGAGTTGGAGGTGGGGGTAACGGCGGTGATGCTTCGAAACGGCTGAGCTGGCGCCCCCATCCGCCGTCCTCCGGACGACACCTTCCCCACGAGGGGGAAGGAGGCGGTGTGGCGCATCACGCTCAAAGGCCCTTCACGTAATCCGCATACGCGGCTTCATCCATGAGGGCGTCGAGTTCGGCTTCGTTCGACACCTTCACTTTGACAAACCAGCCGCCGGCTTCGGGTTCGTCGTTGATGATCTGCCAGTTCTCGCCGGAGATCGCGGAATTGCCTTCGACGATCTCGCCGGAAATTGGCGCGTAAACGTCGGAGGCGGTTTTCGCGCTTTCGACGACGGCCATGTCGTCGCCTTGCTTGAAGGCTTTGCCGGCGGCGGGGAGTTCGGCGTAGACGACGTCGCCCAATTGCTCAGCGGCGTACTTGCTGATGCCGATGGTGGCGATGTCGCCTTCGAGGCGCACCCATTCGTGGTCTTTGGTGTAGCGCGTGGTCATTGGGCCTTAGCTCCCCTTACTTCGGGCGGTGATAATTGTGCGGAACGAACGGCAGCGGCACGATTGTGGCTGGGCGCGCTTGGCCGCGGATCATGAGATCGAGGCCTAAGCCACGCTCGGCGTATTGGGCGTCGACGTAACCCATCGAGATTGGCGCGTTGAGGATCGGCGAGAAGCCGCCGCTGGTGACGATTCCGATCTTCTTGCCGTCCTTGAAAATCTCGACGCCTTCGCGCGCTGGTGCGCGATCATTCGGGCGAATGCCGACGCGTTTGCGCGCGGCGCCGTTGGTGTATTCGCGCAGGATGCGATCGGCGCCGGGGAAGTCAGCGGCTTCGCGGCGGCGCTTTTGGATGGTCCAAGCGAGATCGGCTTCGATCGGCGAGGTGGTGGGATCGAGATCGTGTCCGTAGAGGCAAAGGCCGGCTTCGAGACGCAAGCTATCGCGCGCGCCGAGGCCGATGGGTTTTACTTCCGCGTGCGCGAGCAGTGCTTCAGCGAGATCCTTCGCGTTCTCGGCGCGGACGAGAATTTCGTAACCGTCTTCGCCAGTGTAGCCCGAGCGCGTGATGGTGAGGCGGCCGAAGGCGTCGTAGCGCTTTACATTCATAAAGCTCATGTCGGCGAGTGCTGGATCGATGACGGCGGCGGCGGCGATGTGCGCGCCCGGGCCTTGCAGTGCGAGCAGGCAGCGATCGTCGGCGCGGACGAGATTGGCTTCGCCTTGGGTCGCGGCTTCGATCAGCGCCCAGTCCTGGTGCTTACAGCCGGCGTTGACAACGATGTAGAGATCGCCGGCGGCGCCCGGCTCGGCGGGGCGCGCGATCATGAGATCGTCGAGCACGCCGCCTTCGGCGTTGGTGATCATGGTGTAGCGGACTTGGCCGGGCTTCAGGCCTTGGATGTCCGCGGGCACGAGGCGTTCGATGAGGGACGCCACCTTCCTGTGCGCCTCCTCGCCTTCGAGGCCGTGGCCCTTCGGCAGTGCAAAAAAGCTCGGACCCATGTGGCTGACGTCGAACAGGCCGGCGTGGGTTCGGGTCCAGTTGTGTTCGGGGATCAGGCCTTCGAACTGGAGCGGCATGTCGTAGCCGGCGAAATCGCCGAACTTCGAGGTGCGCGCGCGCCAGATCGCGTCGAGCGGCAGCTTCTTCGGGGCTTCGGCCATTGCTTGTCCCAGGTACGCGTGGCGCGTGCGAAATGGCACGCTGCCCCCGCTGTCCCTGGCGCCTGAGAGATTTACTCCTTCGGCGGCCGCGCGCTCCCTTGAGGCGCGGCTCTATCCAGCGTGTTCATCCCCCCACGGTCCGGTTCCCTGAGAGTTTCCGGGGCGGTTGCTCCTTCGGGGGCGGCTTTTATTGCGCCGCGCTCTCCCACGGGGTTCGTTTGTCTGGCCGGCCGGTGCGCGACTCGCGTCGGGCGCCGCCGTTAGCCGGAAACTGGTCGCGCGCGCGCATGGAGTCAATTGCGCGGCTGCCTGTGGATAAGCACTATTTTCGTGCTTCGTTTCACGCATGTCGCCCGAGGCGATTTTTGCGCGTTGCTCACAGGTCAGCGGTGGCGACTTTTTCGCGTGAGTCAGGGGCGATGTTCTAGGGCCGTTCGAGGTCAGCCAAAATTGATGTGCGCGTCGCCGCGCAGGATCGCTTCGGCTTCGGGCGTGTATTTTTCCTTGGCGTCATCCGAAGGATGCAGATCGAGGCCAGCGAACAGTTTCAGCGGGGCACGCGACCCCTTCCATGCGCGGACGATGACGCGACGCGCCTTCGCATTTGCAGCGGGGCGGATTGGAAACACCTCTATGCCGCCGAGGCGCCCTTCGAAGGCGGCGAGGATTTCACCGAGTCTGTGAGCGCGATGAATGAGCGTCATATTTGAATTTGGGCCCATGCGGTTCGACCAGACCTTGATCCAATCTTCGAACGGTCGATCAGCGATGAAGGCAGCGTGTTTTCCCTCAGCGGGCGGCCTACCTTCTTCGGGATTATCGTATGGCGGGTTCAACAAAACGTAGTCGAACACGCCAAACTCGGCGTTGGGGTCGAGGGCGTCGGCCTCGACTATCGTTACGCGTTGCGACTGCGCATTGAGCGCAACGTTTTGCCGCGCAAGTTCGGCGTATGCGGGATCGCGTTCGATTCCGACAAATGAGACATCACCTTGGCGTCCAGTCGCGACGGCAAGCAACGCTGCGCCCACACCGCAACAGGGTTCGGCAACGCGCGTCCCGCCGCTGCGAATGCGCGCGCCCGGCAACGTTGCCGCCAACAGCAACGTATCGACGTTGACGCGGTAACCGCGTTTGGGTTGGCGGATGCGGATGCGACCGTTGAGCAGCGCGTCTTCCGTGATCTCAGATGCGGCCATAACGCCAGTGCGACCCTTCCGCGCGACCGGGTCTCTCCTGCTTGACCCTCAGAGCGCGCCCCACCATCGTTTTACCGTTACGGGAAGGCAAGCGGAGGCCCCTTGGGAACGGCGGCTGGACAAGCTGAACAAGCGCCTGGCGCCCCGCACGCGGTGGACCGGCTGGCGGCGCTGTTGGCGGAGGACCTCGCCGCTGTCGATGCGCTGATCCATCAGCACATGACAAGCCCTGTCGGCGTTATTCCGAAC from Terricaulis silvestris carries:
- a CDS encoding Gfo/Idh/MocA family protein — encoded protein: MNLEIGLVGVGPWGANILRDLRSLGAVVHCCARSDGSSDRARVGGAASIVEHPDKLPESCAGFVVATRTTSHLDAIRALLPRGRPIFCEKPLSNDLGAARALPAEAHRLVFVMHKWRYHPGIIELARIAATQSAGPVEGLRLLRLGWGNHHTDVSSLWVLAPHDISIAHAVLGETPRPVAAMRDVLGADADGAVAMLETRAGAGVTIEASSGHPSNLRRITLRCRDATFELDSADYATITSRSHSSGEVSHIRVGDEMPLLTELRAFLAHVRGGPPPHTALAEEIRMIEAITEIERMAARR
- a CDS encoding F0F1 ATP synthase subunit B family protein, with amino-acid sequence MTFDATFFAFVAFAIFFAVLIYLKIPATIMSALDARSAEIAKELHEARRLREEAEKLLADYQAKKATAEAEAKAIVASAKEQAAAVAEETRVSMIAAMARREKQADDRIASAGTKASDEVRAAAAEAAIAAAERLIRERMNDTAQAGLVAEGVSEMTKRKFG
- the gcvH gene encoding glycine cleavage system protein GcvH; its protein translation is MTTRYTKDHEWVRLEGDIATIGISKYAAEQLGDVVYAELPAAGKAFKQGDDMAVVESAKTASDVYAPISGEIVEGNSAISGENWQIINDEPEAGGWFVKVKVSNEAELDALMDEAAYADYVKGL
- the gcvPA gene encoding aminomethyl-transferring glycine dehydrogenase subunit GcvPA, translating into MRYLPLTDVDRQEMLGVIGAKSIDDLFVDVPKGALLKDLVPLPKAQGEIEVHRHLQRLAEKNTPAGRTAFFLGAGAYRHHVPASVDHLIQRSEFLTAYTPYQPEIAQGTLQALYEFQSQVAALLDMEVANASMYDGSTACAEAAMMAARVTKRKKIVFSGGVHPHYIDTARTACEALGLEIVTMPAAIDDEAAVTKELSADVAAVIVQSPNVFGTITDLTKIGDAAHGAGALMVATFTECISFGLVEPAGAYGADIVCGEGQSIGNALNFGGPYVGLFAVKEKYIRQMPGRVAGETLDADGKRGFVLTLSTREQHIRREKATSNICTNSGLCQLAWTIHMTLLGEKGLRQLATLNHEKTIALADALGKVKGVEVLTKRFFNEIAVKLTKPAQAIVDKLAEQGVIAGVAMSRLNPHAKMDNVLITCATEMNTDDDIAAYADALQGVLA
- a CDS encoding glycosyltransferase family 2 protein: MKFTVLIPTHDHGAVISMAIGSVREQTHEDWELFVVADGAPPEAFAEIERAVQNDPRIRVFRFPKGERHGEAWRHEALQQATGEAVCYLSDDDFWFPDHLEHMRPMLERADFAHTRQTIVWPSYEVSGPLNDIADASTRERMLHSKFNYFGPSVSGHRLDTYRRLPQGWTPAPADLWSDLHMWRKWITAEGMRFQSSFAVTTVHLPRSLRPGLDQRDALLENVFWREAFRDTDMRQALRDVMMGGDEKFSLSLVLVRAHALRTEREAKANAALATMRKTQDGLGNELRAMQNTATWRYTKPLRELWARVRRRG
- a CDS encoding DUF1304 domain-containing protein — translated: MSFVSRALVCIVALLHVGFLVLEMFLWTGPIGARVFALTPEFAAQSAVLAANQGLYNGFLAAGLIWGAIANKRDVMIFFLLCVIVAGVFGGLTAKFTILYTQAAPGLAALIVVLLTGKKP
- the gcvT gene encoding glycine cleavage system aminomethyltransferase GcvT produces the protein MAEAPKKLPLDAIWRARTSKFGDFAGYDMPLQFEGLIPEHNWTRTHAGLFDVSHMGPSFFALPKGHGLEGEEAHRKVASLIERLVPADIQGLKPGQVRYTMITNAEGGVLDDLMIARPAEPGAAGDLYIVVNAGCKHQDWALIEAATQGEANLVRADDRCLLALQGPGAHIAAAAVIDPALADMSFMNVKRYDAFGRLTITRSGYTGEDGYEILVRAENAKDLAEALLAHAEVKPIGLGARDSLRLEAGLCLYGHDLDPTTSPIEADLAWTIQKRRREAADFPGADRILREYTNGAARKRVGIRPNDRAPAREGVEIFKDGKKIGIVTSGGFSPILNAPISMGYVDAQYAERGLGLDLMIRGQARPATIVPLPFVPHNYHRPK
- a CDS encoding tRNA1(Val) (adenine(37)-N6)-methyltransferase, with translation MAASEITEDALLNGRIRIRQPKRGYRVNVDTLLLAATLPGARIRSGGTRVAEPCCGVGAALLAVATGRQGDVSFVGIERDPAYAELARQNVALNAQSQRVTIVEADALDPNAEFGVFDYVLLNPPYDNPEEGRPPAEGKHAAFIADRPFEDWIKVWSNRMGPNSNMTLIHRAHRLGEILAAFEGRLGGIEVFPIRPAANAKARRVIVRAWKGSRAPLKLFAGLDLHPSDDAKEKYTPEAEAILRGDAHINFG
- a CDS encoding dTDP-4-dehydrorhamnose 3,5-epimerase family protein: MSGLHGVILTTFETHKDDRGALSEIFRESWPTGVKPVQWNWVSSNANVLRGVHVHVQHLDYLMCINGEMLLGLSDVRPESSTKGRSEFITLKADEPCAVTIPEGVAHGFYFAAPAQILYGVSHYWQTVDELGCRWNDPGLGLDWPTRAPHLSERDATAGDYQHMLDAYIAGRAKLARGAQ
- the gcvPB gene encoding aminomethyl-transferring glycine dehydrogenase subunit GcvPB — protein: MITETTSGNRGLLQAEPLIFESGHATGTGVDLPEPKGTPNKLGGLGRKAALDLPGFSEPETMRHYVRLSQKNYAIDLGLFPLGSCTMKHNPRLNERAARFEGFADLHPLQPTSTIQGALELMDELAHWLCTLTGMPAVALSPKAGAHGEFCGMLAIKAALEARGESHRKRVLVPHSAHGTNPATAVAAGFIVDEIEGDEDGRVDLHDVTAKLGPDLAAIMITNPNTCGLFEPDIKKIADAVHEAGAYFYCDGANYNAIVGKVRPGDLGVDAMHINLHKTFSTPHGGGGPGAGPTVLSAALAPFAPVPHIVLKGGTRELREHMAGTQAFGRMCAFHGQMGMFTRALTYMMSHGSDGLRQVAEDAVLNANYLLARLKPHFTAPFGERPCMHEVLLDDSSIKPKGVETIDMAKALLDEGYHPFTTYFPLVVHGAMLIEPTETEPKRELDRFADVMIALAERVNAGDVEFFKQAPKLTPMRRLDDTLAARQPKLRWRRGANDSGAKVAAE
- a CDS encoding DUF6968 family protein gives rise to the protein MTVIVERELEIRNDVDVEAVVVRVHAAEKHPRYDWGARVELSWDRSYEIFGVDPWQAVQLAMRFAPSAISSTTAFKEGRISLWGTTARTPQEFDYLFNALPPREEPKQ